The following proteins are co-located in the Choristoneura fumiferana chromosome 23, NRCan_CFum_1, whole genome shotgun sequence genome:
- the LOC141440997 gene encoding mitochondrial 2-oxoglutarate/malate carrier protein-like has translation MSQAVVEPPKERYIPNGLKFAFGGLAGMAATCVVQPLDLIKTRMQLSGGARSSFAVAGEIVAREGFVSLYTGLSAGLLRQATYTTTRLGVYNILFDWHKERNAGAAPGFGTKTLLGVAAGSIGAFVGTPAEVALIRMTADGRLPADQRRNYKNVADALIRIVREEGVLKLWRGATPTVGRAMVVNAAQLSTYSQAREVFVAFVPDGIALHFCASMVSGLVTTIASMPVDIIKTRIQNAAKGQSQLSVVTNLLRNEGVLSLWKGFLPYYARLGPHTVLTFIFLEQMNAAYFKYM, from the exons atgaGCCAAGCCGTAGTTGAACCGCCTAAGGAGCGGTACATTCCCAATGGACTTAAGTTCGCTTTCGGTGGCCTTGCTGG TATGGCAGCCACATGTGTCGTTCAACCATTGGACCTGATCAAGACACGGATGCAACTGAGCGGAGGTGCACGCTCCTCGTTCGCAGTGGCTGGAGAAATTGTGGCTCGGGAGGGCTTTGTCTCGCTGTACACGGGTCTCTCTGCCGGGCTCCTGCGACAAGCCACTTATACTACCACAAGGCTCGGGGTTTACAATATACTCTTCGATTGGCATAAAGA ACGCAACGCGGGCGCGGCGCCCGGCTTCGGCACGAAGACGCTGCTGGGGGTGGCCGCGGGCTCCATCGGCGCGTTCGTGGGCACCCCCGCGGAGGTGGCTCTCATCCGGATGACCGCCGACGGCCGCCTGCCCGCCGACCAGCGACGCAATTACAAGAACGTCGCCGACGCGCTCATCAG GATCGTGCGCGAGGAGGGCGTGCTGAAGCTGTGGCGCGGCGCCACGCCCACCGTCGGCCGCGCCATGGTCGTCAACGCGGCGCAACTCAGCACCTACTCGCAG GCGCGCGAGGTGTTCGTAGCGTTCGTGCCGGACGGCATCGCGCTGCACTTCTGCGCGTCCATGGTGTCCGGTCTGGTCACCACCATCGCCTCCATGCCCGTAGACATCATCAAGACAAG GATTCAAAACGCCGCCAAAGGCCAGAGCCAACTGTCGGTAGTAACAAACCTCCTGAGGAACGAAGGTGTTCTGTCCTTATGGAAAGGGTTCCTGCCATATTACGCGCGCCTCGGGCCACACACCGTGCTGACTTTCATATTCCTTGAGCAGATGAATGCCGCTTACTTTAAGTATATGTAA
- the LOC141440770 gene encoding uncharacterized protein, whose amino-acid sequence MNCTEDLKKKLMKRKFQCQIMLWKESLKDGILRCTFSDKFFNFKREKHPQIPCLSSDVHVVSECGETRVVAAKDVEMGTVLAIETAYATYSLEDKAYSTCYYCQKITLNLFPCDNCCYALFCSKECQKLCLNEYHYIECKIMNVLQTVNVGSSFRLAIKTVLKLKTQCKEWNTLIKESQNIGTNRLKTSSLNEIYDVKNYSSILSFNDKRHFVHGVLYNSCLDVAIVIHHLQNLNGFFPTDPKESLEAQKCFAKLFMSLELMWPCTTEIDNAAEELTGSDLVSNFPSHFGWFAFTSKLKHACEPNVLVLGLDNRVALVALKPIKKNAELKISHIGHWYERLYEGKLRSLKLYQTSRIICTCRVCKGSWTMNNLNKSELTPVQKKAYSSWERSKENILVQREASYFKEICKILTVLQDKVQTKEHHAVYKELRVQLCLCQYAVTGNVVITC is encoded by the exons ATGAATTGTACAGAAGACTTGAAGAAAAAGTTGATGAAAAGAAAGTTTCAGTGCCAGATAATGCTTTGGAAAGAGAGTCTTAAGGATGGTATTTTGAGATGCACCTTCTCTGACAAGTTCTTCAATTTCAAAAGGGAAAAGCATCCACAGATACCTTGCCTGTCTTCTGATGTACATGTGGTTTCCGAATGTGGTGAAACTAGGGTAGTAGCTGCTAAAGATGTTGAAATGGGAACTGTTCTTGCAATAGAGACTGCATATGCAACTTACTCTCTTGAGGATAAAGCCTATTCTACATGTTATTACTgccaaaaaattacattaaatttgtttCCCTGTGATAATTGTTGCTATGCATTGTTCTGTAGCAAAGAATGTCAAAAACTCTGTCTAAATGAGTATCATTACATAGAATGTAAGATCATGAATGTATTGCAGACAGTAAATGTTGGTAGCAGTTTTCGACTAGCTATAAAAACTGTGTTGAAACTAAAAACACAATGCAAGGAGTGGAACACTTTGATAAAAGAATCTCAAAATATTGGAACTAACAGATTGAAAACCAGTTCGTTGAACGAAATATATGATGTTAAGAATTACTCCTCAATCTTAAGTTTTAACGACAAGCGCCATTTCGTTCATGGAGTTCTGTACAACAGCTGTTTAGATGTTGCCATAGTAATCCATCATCTTCAGAATCTCAATGGGTTCTTTCCTACAGACCCAAAAGAAAGTTTGGAGGCACAGAAATGTTTTGCTAAACTCTTTATGTCTTTGGAGCTTATGTGGCCTTGCACTACGGAAATAGATAATGCAGCTGAGGAGCTAACCGGCAGTGACCTAGTGTCTAATTTCCCCAGTCATTTTGGTTGGTTTGCGTTTACCAGCAAATTGAAACATGCGTGTGAGCCCAATGTTTTAGTACTTGGTCTTGATAATCGAGTGGCATTAGTTGCTCTCAAACCTATTAAAAAGAATGCAGAGTTAAAGATCTCCcacat AGGCCACTGGTACGAGCGTTTGTATGAAGGCAAGCTTAGGTCACTGAAACTTTACCAGACATCCCGTATTATCTGTACTTGCCGTGTATGCAAGGGATCCTGGACCATGAACAATCTCAATAAAAGTGAACTCACTCCGGTGCAGAAGAAGGCATATTCATCATGGGAGCGTTCCAAAGAAAACATACTTGTACAAAGAGAAGCGTCATACTTCAAGGAAATATGTAAGATACTGACGGTGCTTCAAGACAAAGTACAGACAAAGGAGCATCATGCTGTTTACAAAGAGCTCCGTG